The DNA region GGCAGACCCGAGCATCAGACTCGCGGCCGCTATTAAGGACGGTAATGAAACGAATTTTGATACTGATCGCCGTACTGGCGATTGCGGGTTGTGCTGCGACTTCGGAAACCCAGGTCAAACGCGGCAAGAAGGGTTTGCATATCAACTGTTCAGGACTCTCGTCCTCTTGGGACAAGTGCTACACCAGTGCCGCCAATTCCTGCGCGCCAAAGGGTTACAAGGTCATTGCCAAATCCGGCGATGCCGTCGAGGAGCCGGGTGATTATCCGTTCGGCCTGAATCCCGCCGGCTACACCAGCCGCAGCATGATCGTCATCTGCAAATGACCCTCCGCCCTACTCCGCTCGCTGAACTGCGAGCTGACGGGCGATCTCTTCGTGACTGGATTTCAACACTGTGCGCTGGACGTCCGGTGTGGCCAACATCCGCGCAACCACCAAAGCACCGACGCATTGCGACAGTATCGCCCACGCCAGGCTCTCGCTTTGCAGTATCTGCGCCCAACTCTCCTGAAGACGGCAAATCCAGATTTCTGCCTGCTCGCGCACCTGCACATCCGAGCGGGCAATCTCCGCCCCCAATGTCGGCAACGCACACCCCGACTCAGGCTGCTCGACATGCGCCATGCTCAGGTATTGCTTGAGACAACGCTCAAGCCGTTCGCGGTCTTCATTGCCTTGCCCGCTCAGGCGCTCAAGGCTTTGACCGAGCTCACGTTCGACGATGGCAGAGAACAAAGCATCCTTTGAGGAAAAGTGGCTGTAAAACGCTGCACCACTCAGCCCGATGGCTTTCATCAGCCCATCCACCCCTACCGTGGAAAACCCCGAGCGCTTTGCCGACAACGCACTGCTTTGCAGCAATCGTTCGCGGGTTTCCAACTTGTGACCGGCCGAATAACGCATGTGTTTACCCTGTAATTCACCGCCTTGACGTTGTTCGGATCCTAGCATAACGTTCGTTAACTAAACGATCGTTAACCAAAAGGATTCACCATGAATAACAACAAGGTCGTACTGGTGGTCGGTGCTGGCGACGCCACGGGCGGTGCAATTGCCAAGCGTTTTGCCCGCGAAGGTTTTGTCGCCTGTGTCACTCGACGCAGCGCCGACAAACTCCAACCGCTGGTAGATGCGATCAAGGCCGAAGGTGGCGAGGCTCATGGCTTTGCCTGCGATGCGCGCAAGGAAGAGGACGTCATTGCCCTGATTGAGGACATCGAAACCCGCCTCGGCCCGATTGAGGCATTCGCCTTCAACATCGGCGCTAACGTACCCTGCAGCATCCTCGAAGAGACCGCGCGCAAGTACTTCAAGATTTGGGAGATGGCCTGTTTCTCCGGTTTCCTCAATGCCCGCGAAGTGGCCAAGCGCATGGTCACTCGTCAGCGCGGCACAATATTGTTCACCGGCGCCACCGCAGGTCTTCGCGGCGCGTCGGGATTTGCCGCATTCGCCGGCGCCAAACACGGTATCCGCGCACTGGCGCAAAGCATGGCGCGAGAATTGGGGCCGATGAATATCCACGTCGCCCATGTGGTGGTCGATGGCGCAATCGATACCGACTTCATCCGTAACAGTTTTCCCGAGAAATACGCCACCAAGGATCAGGACGGTATTCTCGACCCCGAGCATATCGCCGAGAACTATTGGTATCTGCACAGCCAGCCACGGGATGCGTGGACCTTTGAGCTGGATCTGCGCCCATGGAATGAACGCTGGTAAGCCTGCCCCCATAACAATAAACAGAGAGCCGTGAGCATGAGCAAAACCGTTGAGTTCTACTTTGACCTGGGCAGCCCTGCCACTTACCTGGCCTACACCCAACTGCCAAGGATCTGCGCTGAAAACGACAGCGCGCTGATCTACATCCCGATGCTGCTCGGTGGTGTTTTCAAAGCCACGGGCAATGCTTCACCGGCGATGATTCCGGCGAAGGGCCGCTACATGTTTGAGGATCTGGACCGCTACGCCAAACGCTACGGCGTCCCGCTGAAATTCAATCCGCACTTCCCGATCAATACACTGATGCTGATGCGCGCCGTAACAGGCATGCAACTGCGCCACCCGGAACGCTTCCCGGCATTTATCGATTGCCTGTTCAAGGCACTTTGGGTTGACGGCCGCAGCCTCGATGAACCGGCAACCGTCGCAGCCGTGCTGACTGAGCACGGTTTTGCTCCAGAGGATGTACTGGCATTGACCAACGACGAGACCGTCAAAGCCGCACTCAAAGACAACACCGAAACCGCGGTTAAACGCGGTGTTTTCGGCGCACCGAGCATGTTTGTTGGCGGGCAATTGTTCTTCGGCCAGGATCGGCTGGATTTTATCGAGGAA from Pseudomonas helmanticensis includes:
- a CDS encoding TetR/AcrR family transcriptional regulator, which translates into the protein MRYSAGHKLETRERLLQSSALSAKRSGFSTVGVDGLMKAIGLSGAAFYSHFSSKDALFSAIVERELGQSLERLSGQGNEDRERLERCLKQYLSMAHVEQPESGCALPTLGAEIARSDVQVREQAEIWICRLQESWAQILQSESLAWAILSQCVGALVVARMLATPDVQRTVLKSSHEEIARQLAVQRAE
- a CDS encoding SDR family oxidoreductase, which gives rise to MNNNKVVLVVGAGDATGGAIAKRFAREGFVACVTRRSADKLQPLVDAIKAEGGEAHGFACDARKEEDVIALIEDIETRLGPIEAFAFNIGANVPCSILEETARKYFKIWEMACFSGFLNAREVAKRMVTRQRGTILFTGATAGLRGASGFAAFAGAKHGIRALAQSMARELGPMNIHVAHVVVDGAIDTDFIRNSFPEKYATKDQDGILDPEHIAENYWYLHSQPRDAWTFELDLRPWNERW
- a CDS encoding 2-hydroxychromene-2-carboxylate isomerase; the protein is MSKTVEFYFDLGSPATYLAYTQLPRICAENDSALIYIPMLLGGVFKATGNASPAMIPAKGRYMFEDLDRYAKRYGVPLKFNPHFPINTLMLMRAVTGMQLRHPERFPAFIDCLFKALWVDGRSLDEPATVAAVLTEHGFAPEDVLALTNDETVKAALKDNTETAVKRGVFGAPSMFVGGQLFFGQDRLDFIEEALR